A genome region from Defluviimonas aquaemixtae includes the following:
- a CDS encoding chlorhexidine efflux transporter: protein MALRSVRERVLQTPCLEGGGLILAVPAYALIMGRSGSECFLLMALLSVTVMIWSPIHNTVFDLIDLHVTGRLASDRPNRLRMVHALSHESTAVIMTLTVLVLLGRHSFRGALAVGFTLTIACSIYAYLFHLGYDRLRPASGIRVRVNDLPNSSRENASTVSSPVPDSWT, encoded by the coding sequence ATGGCGCTCCGCAGTGTTCGCGAACGCGTCCTGCAAACGCCTTGCCTTGAAGGTGGCGGCCTTATCCTTGCGGTGCCCGCATACGCGCTCATCATGGGGCGAAGCGGCAGCGAGTGTTTTCTTCTGATGGCATTGCTATCGGTCACGGTGATGATCTGGAGCCCGATCCATAACACCGTCTTCGACCTGATCGACCTGCACGTGACAGGTCGGCTCGCCAGTGACCGCCCGAATCGGCTGCGCATGGTTCATGCCCTCTCGCATGAGTCGACGGCTGTCATCATGACGCTTACAGTTCTTGTATTGCTGGGCAGGCACAGCTTCCGGGGCGCGCTGGCGGTCGGTTTCACGCTGACGATCGCCTGTTCGATCTACGCTTATTTGTTCCATCTGGGCTACGACCGGCTCCGGCCCGCTTCCGGCATCCGCGTCCGCGTGAATGACCTGCCGAATTCTAGCCGCGAAAATGCTTCGACAGTTTCAAGCCCTGTCCCTGATAGTTGGACTTGA
- the scpB gene encoding SMC-Scp complex subunit ScpB — MAEQERMVEAILFASADPVTVAELEARMPHGADPGEALVLLRRRYEGRGVRVVKVGDAWAMRTAPDLGFLMQKETVETRKLSRAAVETLAIIGYHQPATRAEIEEIRGVAVSRGTIDQLLELEWIRFGRRRMTPGRPVTFVVTQGFLDHFGLESARDLPGLKELRAAGLLDNRPLPGGQAINDDEGEDLAGQSELFED, encoded by the coding sequence ATGGCCGAACAGGAGCGGATGGTCGAAGCGATCCTTTTCGCGTCGGCCGATCCGGTCACCGTGGCCGAGCTCGAGGCGCGGATGCCGCATGGCGCTGACCCTGGCGAAGCTCTGGTGCTATTGAGGAGGCGCTACGAGGGTCGAGGGGTGCGGGTGGTGAAAGTGGGTGACGCATGGGCGATGCGCACGGCCCCCGATCTTGGCTTTCTGATGCAGAAGGAGACGGTCGAGACGCGCAAGCTTTCTCGCGCCGCGGTAGAGACACTGGCGATCATCGGTTACCACCAGCCCGCGACCCGCGCCGAGATCGAGGAGATCCGGGGTGTCGCGGTCAGCCGCGGCACCATCGACCAGCTTCTGGAGCTGGAGTGGATTCGCTTCGGCCGCCGCCGCATGACGCCGGGGCGGCCCGTTACCTTTGTCGTGACGCAAGGCTTCCTTGACCATTTCGGTCTGGAATCGGCGCGCGACCTGCCGGGACTGAAAGAGCTTCGCGCGGCGGGGCTTCTCGACAATCGGCCCTTGCCCGGTGGGCAGGCGATCAACGATGATGAGGGCGAAGACCTTGCCGGGCAAAGCGAGTTGTTCGAGGACTGA